In a genomic window of Sarcophilus harrisii chromosome 4, mSarHar1.11, whole genome shotgun sequence:
- the SERTAD4 gene encoding SERTA domain-containing protein 4, giving the protein MTLVLSMNRFCDPIVSEGAAEIAEYQTLWESDCYSQSNPSSPLQVPPPGDRGACHSLAGSHYRGISNPITTSKITYFKRKYVEEEDFHPPLSSCNHKTISIFEERAHILYMSLEKLKFIDDPEVYLRRSVLINNLMKRIHGEIIMQNNWCFSACSFSGAAAPEWFMAQDCPYRKRIRMTKEDCEKLHACCFYQECGGHYLNLPFSVSAHGGSSSAPPSSSSSSSSSSSSTPMSLPSCSHQVDYGMSSGPLYRSDDPIPANEIFITNARSPGVQEKAKLNDEKASNETERDGVSLSREPMRGDHALECKGKFYDYFETGCNEKSNVSESWKKSLRKKESLPSNKLCCSKGSKI; this is encoded by the exons ATGACTCTGGTTCTGTCCATGAATAGATTCTGTGATCCTATTGTTTCGGAAGGAGCTGCTGAAATTGCTGAGTACCAGACACTATGGGAATCTGACTGCTACAGCCAATCCAACCCCTCAAGTCCTCTCCAGGTTCCCCCACCGGGGGACAGAGGGGCTTGCCACTCTCTGGCAG GATCACATTACAGGGGAATTTCAAATCCTATCACAACATCCAAGATCACATACTTTAAGAGGAAGTATGTGGAAGAAGAGGATTTTCACCCACCACTCAGCAGCTGTAACCATAAA ACCATCTCCATCTTTGAGGAACGAGCTCACATCCTTTACATGTCCTTAGAAAAGCTGAAGTTTATCGATGACCCTGAAGTCTATCTTCGAAGATCTGTGCTTATCAATAACCTAATGAAAAGGATCCATGGAGAAATTATCATGCAGAATAACTGGTGCTTTTCTGCCTGCTCATTTAGTGGCGCCGCTGCCCCCGAGTGGTTCATGGCTCAGGACTGCCCCTACCGAAAACGGATCCGGATGACAAAGGAGGACTGCGAGAAGCTTCACGCCTGCTGCTTCTACCAGGAGTGCGGTGGCCACTACCTAAATCTGCCCTTCTCTGTCAGTGCGCATGGGGGGAGTTCTTctgcccctccctcctcctcttcttcctcttcctcctcctcctcctccacccccaTGTCTCTGCCAAGTTGCTCCCACCAGGTGGATTATGGCATGAGCAGTGGGCCTCTTTACAGAAGTGATGACCCGATACCTGCCAATGAAATATTCATTACTAATGCCAGGTCTCCTGGTGTTCAGGAAAAGGCCAAATTAAATGATGAGAAAGCAAGTAATGAAACTGAGAGAGATGGGGTAAGCCTGAGTCGGGAACCCATGAGAGGCGACCATGCTCTTGAATGTAAAGGcaaattttatgattattttgagACTGGGTGTAATGAAAAAAGCAATGTAAGTGAATCTTGGAAAAAATCCTTAAGGAAAAAGGAATCTTTACCAAGTAATAAACTGTGCTGCAGCAAAGGAAGTAAAATATGA